A portion of the Fulvia fulva chromosome 1, complete sequence genome contains these proteins:
- a CDS encoding Mannose-P-dolichol utilization defect 1 protein has product MESLEQTLRSVLPPITRNLPKPISDAATNLLGDSCYRSLVHNITITDTVCLKLAISKALGVAIIGMSSIVKLPQLLKMLNSQSAEGISFLSYLLETASYLVTLVYNVRNQFPFSTYGEVALIAVQNVAISVLVLQYSGKAAAAVAFVAGLAAAGYALYNDSIVSMDMLQYCQAGAGLLGVASKLPQIVAIARQGGTGQLSAFAVFNYLAGSLARVFTTLQEVDDKLILYGFLAGFTLNLVLAAQMVYYWNSPSSKDTKQTKLEPKGKRAISQATGTSKVTGSEKAKNSPSTRRRG; this is encoded by the exons ATGGAATCCCTCGAACAGACCCTCCGCTCCGTCCTCCCGCCCATCACGCGCAACCTCCCGAAACCCATCTCCGACGCCGCGACGAACCTCCTCGGCGACTCCTGCTATCGATCCCTCGTCCACAACATCACCATCACCGACACAGTATGCCTCAAGCTCGCCATTTCGAAGGCGCTGGGCGTCGCAATCATCGGAATGTCCTCGATCGTGAAGCTGCCACAACTGCTGAAGATGCTGAACTCGCAGTCGGCAGAGGGGATCAGTTTCCTGAGCTACTTGCTTGAAACAGCGAGCTATTTGGTGACTCTGGTGTACAACGTGCGCAATCAGTTTCCATTCAGCACGTATGGGGAGGTGGCCTTGATCGCCGTGCAGAACGTCGCGATCAGCGTGTTGGTTCTGCAGTACAGCGGGAAGGCAGCTGCGGCAGTGGCTTTCGTCGCGGGATTGGCCGCGGCGGGATATGCATTGTACAACGATAGCATCGTGAGCATGGACATGCTGCAGTACTGTCAGGCTGGAGCGGGTCTGCTCGGTGTGGCTAGCAAGTTACCGCAGATCGTCGCAATCGCGAGACAAGGTGGGACTGGGCAGTTGAGTGCTTTCGCG GTCTTCAACTACCTCGCTGGTTCTCTCGCGCGAGTGTTCACGACTTTACAGGAGGTGGACGACAAGCTCATTCTGTACGGCTTCTTGGCTGGCTTCACGCTCAACTTGGTCTTGGCGGCACAAATGGTCTACTACTGGAACAGCCCAAGTAGCAAGGACACCAAGCAGACGAAGCTCGAGCCGAAGGGCAAGCGAGCCATCTCGCAAGCTACTGGTACGAGCAAGGTCACAGGAAGTGAGAAAGCGAAGAACTCGCCATCGACGAGAAGACGGGGATAG